A stretch of the Panicum virgatum strain AP13 chromosome 9N, P.virgatum_v5, whole genome shotgun sequence genome encodes the following:
- the LOC120687328 gene encoding uncharacterized protein LOC120687328, which yields MASLQLGLYTGGSSRRRVHASRSGGRSAAAVKQLLSRLRSTWRRRRAARPRRAAPSFGYDLHSYSQNFDDGLASSGHRRL from the coding sequence ATGGCGTCTCTGCAGCTCGGCCTGTACaccggcggcagcagccggaggAGGGTCCATGCcagcaggagcggcggccggtcggcggcggcggtgaagcagCTGCTGTCGAGGCTGAGGTCcacgtggaggcggaggcgcgcggcgcggccgaggCGGGCCGCGCCGAGCTTCGGCTACGACCTGCACAGCTACTCCCAGAACTTCGACGACGGCCttgcctcctccggccaccgccgcttGTAG